A window from Primulina eburnea isolate SZY01 chromosome 2, ASM2296580v1, whole genome shotgun sequence encodes these proteins:
- the LOC140820038 gene encoding 17.8 kDa class I heat shock protein-like: protein MSLIPSFFGNNRSSIFDPLSMDIWDPFEGFRSGANRDISGFVSARVDWKETPEAHVFKADLPGLKKEEVKVEVEEGRVLQISGERSSEKEEKNDKWHRVERSGGKFLRRFRLPENAKVGEIKAAIVDGVLTVTVPKEEVKQPEVKAIEISG from the coding sequence ATGTCTTTGATCCCGAGCTTTTTCGGCAATAACAGGAGCAGCATTTTCGACCCCTTGTCAATGGATATCTGGGACCCTTTCGAGGGCTTCAGGTCTGGAGCCAACCGAGATATCTCGGGTTTCGTGAGTGCTCGCGTCGACTGGAAAGAGACTCCGGAGGCCCACGTGTTCAAGGCTGATCTCCCGGGGTTGAAGAAGGAGGAGGTGAAAGTGGAGGTCGAGGAAGGAAGGGTGCTTCAGATAAGCGGAGAGAGGAGCAGTGAGAAAGAGGAGAAAAACGATAAGTGGCACCGCGTGGAGAGGAGCGGCGGGAAATTCCTGCGACGGTTCAGGCTGCCGGAGAACGCGAAGGTTGGTGAGATCAAGGCGGCGATCGTGGATGGGGTGCTGACTGTGACAGTGCCAAAGGAAGAAGTGAAGCAGCCTGAGGTCAAGGCCATCGAAATCTCTGGATAG
- the LOC140820011 gene encoding uncharacterized protein → MGTLPQSHVVDLESADSPSTSDGDQSLSSVLCGESPVGIADLGGGAVENKQRLGENVRDCRICHLNTDSANQDSGLLFELGCSCKDDLAVAHKHCAEAWFKIKGNKICEICGSVAQNVSGTDEAELAQPRNGSNDSTTTGIMPTTVSESRNIWQGHRLVNFLLACVVFAFVISWLFHFNTRS, encoded by the exons ATGGGAACTTTACCACAATCCCATGTGGTGGATTTGGAATCAGCTGATTCTCCGTCCACGAGTGATGGTGATCAATCACTCTCCTCTGTTCTGTGCGGGGAAAGTCCGGTTGGGATTGCGGATCTGGGAGGTGGGGCAGTGGAAAACAAGCAGCGTTTGGGGGAAAACGTGAGGGATTGTAGGATTTGCCATTTGAATACGGATTCGGCAAATCAAGATTCTGGACTACTTTTTGAACTGGGTTGTTCGTGTAAAGATGATTTGGCGGTTGCCCATAAACACTGTGCCGAGGCATGGTTCAAGATTAAGGGCAACAA AATCTGCGAGATATGCGGATCAGTTGCACAAAATGTTTCTGGTACGGATGAGGCTGAGTTAGCACAACCGCGCAATGGGTCAAACGACTCTACCACCACCGGCATCATGCCTACAACTGTGTCAGAGTCTCGAAACATCTGGCAAGGTCACCGGCTTGTCAACTTTCTGCTAGCGTGTGTGGTGTTTGCATTCGTCATCTCTTGGCTCTTTCACTTCAACACGCGCTCGTAA
- the LOC140820052 gene encoding uncharacterized protein, with protein MSRLWSRFTALFSSRTFSGMDKSGNRYYARNEEIDGFMKEKRWVEFKGEHDPTSIPVEWICWLNGQRKRAPTPEEMTELEARRERVRLSVALLKKEEEERKAEGGKATSIGKAAGPDLKSFIRQFPSYSEDTKTSNKIKGGPDSPDVPRSSEPTGTGESFRPGTWKP; from the exons ATGTCTAGACTGTGGTCGAGGTTCACAGCTCTATTCAGCAGCAGAACATTTTCTGGAATGGATAAGTCGGGGAATAGGTATTACGCTAGAAATGAAGAAATCGATGGTTTTA TGAAGGAGAAACGATGGGTAGAGTTTAAAGGAGAGCACGATCCTACCTCTATTCCTG ttGAATGGATATGCTGGCTGAATGGACAGCGCAAAAGAGCTCCAACTCCGGAG GAAATGACTGAACTGGAGGCAAGAAGAGAACGTGTTAGACTCAGTGTTGCTC TTCTAAAGAAGGAAGAAGAGGAACGAAAAGCTGAAGGAGGAAAAGCCACAAGCATCG GAAAAGCTGCGGGACCAGATTTAAAAAGCTTTATCCGGCAATTTCCTTCTTATTCAGAAG ACACAAAAACGAGTAATAAAATCAAAGGAGGCCCTGATTCCCCGGATGTCCCAAG GTCTTCAGAGCCGACAGGAACTGGTGAATCTTTCAGACCTGGGACATGGAAACCATGA
- the LOC140820067 gene encoding 17.8 kDa class I heat shock protein-like, with product MSLIPSFFGNNKSSVFDPFSMDVWDPFEGFPFNWSIANVGGPGQDISGFVNARIDWKETPEAHVFKADVPGLKKEEVKVEVEEGSVLQIRGERSHEKEEKNDKWHRVERSGGKFLRRFRLPENAKVGEIKAAMEDGVLTVTVPKKEAKKPEVTAVDISG from the coding sequence ATGTCTCTCATTCCTAGCTTTTTTGGCAACAACAAGAGCAGCGTCTTCGATCCATTCTCGATGGATGTGTGGGATCCTTTCGAGGGTTTCCCTTTCAACTGGTCGATAGCGAATGTGGGCGGCCCGGGCCAAGATATCTCTGGATTCGTCAATGCTCGCATCGACTGGAAAGAGACTCCGGAGGCCCATGTGTTCAAGGCGGATGTACCGGGGCTGAAGAAGGAGGAGGTGAAGGTGGAGGTGGAAGAAGGAAGTGTGCTTCAGATCAGGGGAGAGAGGAGCCACGAAAAAGAGGAGAAGAACGACAAGTGGCACCGCGTAGAGAGGAGCGGCGGGAAATTCCTGCGACGGTTCAGGCTGCCGGAGAATGCGAAGGTTGGTGAGATCAAGGCGGCGATGGAGGATGGAGTGTTGACTGTGACAGTGCCCAAGAAAGAAGCGAAGAAGCCTGAGGTGACGGCAGTTGACATTTCTGGTTAA
- the LOC140820029 gene encoding uncharacterized protein, whose product MRTLCPNLDKEDALETVLEVPIPEEMFWSNKHKVWQGMKSWVMMRPQVERAGSVFGGRDTEIQFLLGVIGAPLVPLPIRCDRTLNSNIKGDPIETSMAKYIVQQYIAAAGGEHALNSIDSMYAIGKVKMAASEIVCGEDAAKFTKLKNVKQGGPGEVGGFVLWQKRPDLWSLELMVTGCKISAGSDGKVAWRQTPWQHSHASRGPPRPLRRLLQGLDPRSTANLFSNSICLGERTVNKEDCFVLKLEADPSILKARSSNNVEIIRHTIWGCFSQKTGLLIQLQDTHLLRINDPRNDIFWETTMESSIQDYRTIDGVNIAHAGKTSVSLFRFGENSDSNTRTRMEEVWSVEEVDFNIMGLSMDCFLPPADLKKEDEGCVVIGKGDLTKNKSLQRMILANNPSRMIVAKGGTKVVAIDEESLEIFERDEEF is encoded by the exons ATGAGGACGTTGTGCCCCAATCTAGACAAAGAAGATGCACTCGAGACGGTGCTCGAGGTCCCTATACCCGAAGAGATGTTCTGGTCTAACAAGCACAAGGTTTGGCAAGGCATGAAATCTTGGGTCATGATGAGGCCACAGGTTGAGAGGGCTGGTTCGGTTTTCGGAGGCCGTGACACAGAGATTCAGTTCTTGCTAGGGGTGATTGGTGCCCCTTTGGTACCTCTTCCCATACGTTGTGATCGTACACTCAATAGTAACATCAAGGGAGATCCCATC GAGACTTCAATGGCGAAATACATAGTGCAACAATACATAGCTGCAGCAGGAGGTGAACATGCCTTGAACTCTATCGACAGTATGTACGCAATTGGGAAAGTCAAAATGGCAGCATCCGAAATCGTGTGTGGGGAAGATGCTGCTAAGTTTACAAAGCTTAAGAACGTGAAACAGGGCGGCCCCGGGGAAGTCGGGGGATTCGTGTTGTGGCAGAAGAGGCCTGATTTATGGAGCCTGGAATTGATGGTTACCGGTTGTAAAATCAGTGCTGGTAGTGATGGTAAGGTGGCCTGGCGGCAAACTCCATGGCAACACTCGCATGCATCCCGTGGCCCGCCCAGACCGCTACGTAGATTGTTACAG GGCCTGGATCCAAGATCAACAGCAAATCTGTTTTCCAACTCGATCTGCCTAGGCGAGAGAACCGTGAACAAAGAGGATTGCTTTGTGTTAAAGTTGGAAGCAGATCCATCCATTCTTAAAGCGAGAAGCAGCAACAATGTTGAAATAATCAGGCACACGATCTGGGGCTGTTTCAGCCAAAAAACAGGACTCTTAATCCAGCTACAAGACACGCATTTACTACGAATAAATGATCCGAGAAACGATATTTTTTGGGAGACAACAATGGAGTCATCTATCCAAGATTATAGAACCATCGATGGGGTTAACATAGCACATGCTGGAAAGACTAGTGTCTCTTTGTTCAGGTTCGGAGAAAACTCGGACAGCAATACCAGGACAAGAATGGAAGAGGTTTGGAGTGTGGAAGAGGTTGATTTCAATATAATGGGGCTTTCCATGGATTGCTTCTTGCCTCCTGCTGACTTGAAGAAGGAGGACGAAGGATGCGTGGTGATTGGCAAGGGCGATTTAACGAAAAACAAGTCGTTGCAACGCATGATCTTGGCCAACAATCCTTCTAGGATGATTGTTGCAAAAGGAGGCACAAAAGTGGTGGCCATTGATGAGGAGAGTCTAGAGATTTTTGAAAGAGATGAAGAGTTCTGA
- the LOC140820044 gene encoding rop guanine nucleotide exchange factor 5-like, whose protein sequence is MEGVTESIKKKKGSDNSLLDHLCWPMRRAAESLKNNAFEGKHKLNANVDGGVDYCKSKNQRSKLSELEVMKERFAKLLLGEDMSGSGKGMVSPALAISNAITNICATVFGQLSRLEPLQSEKKTMWEREIEWLVCVGDHIVELTPSCQTLPDGTMVEVMTRRQRSDLFLNLPALRKLDNMLLEMLDGFTNTEFWYVDKGKIAPEAKGAVSFQKAVQRQEDKWWLPVPRVPHGGLPEDARKQLNHRRECANQIHKAAMAINSIALAEMEVPESYTETLPKNGRACLGDVIYRCITSEHFSSECLLDCLDLSTEHAALDIANRLEAAINLWKKRATNASPAKSSWEIVKELVVDGGDKTDLLAERAESLLLCLRQRFPCLSQTDLDVSKIQCSKDVGKSILESYSRVLESLAFKIVARINDLLYVDDLSKHSDKTSMIGHRKVLVSYSVPISSSPYRTAFTTPNFSPERSERSPHLGGYGSKPSPLRGLGVRRVLANDLELEGGVKVKN, encoded by the exons ATGGAAGGTGTAACCGAGAGTATCAAGAAGAAGAAAGGATCTGATAACTCTTTGTTAGATCATCTGTGCTGGCCTATGAGAAGAGCAGCAGAGTCCTTGAAAAACAACGCATTTGAAGGGAAACACAAGCTTAATGCTAATGTTGATGGTGGTGTTGATTATTGTAAGTCAAAGAATCAAAGATCAAAACTCTCAG AATTGGAGGTGATGAAAGAGAGGTTTGCAAAACTTTTACTTGGCGAAGACATGTCTGGAAGTGGCAAAGGGATGGTTTCCCCTGCCCTGGCTATTTCGAATGCCATCACCAATATTTGCG CTACTGTATTTGGGCAACTGTCGAGATTGGAACCCCTACAATCTGAGAAGAAAACAATGTGGGAAAGAGAGATTGAATGGCTTGTTTGTGTGGGTGATCATATAGTAGAACTGACACCATCTTGCCAAACATTACCTGATGGAACTATGGTTGAG GTTATGACTCGTCGCCAAAGATcagatctttttcttaatctccCAGCTCTTCGAAAACTTGACAACATGCTGCTA GAAATGCTAGACGGATTCACCAATACAGAATTTTGGTATGTTGATAAAGGTAAAATAGCACCAGAGGCCAAAGGTGCAGTTTCTTTCCAGAAAGCCGTTCAACGACAGGAGGATAAATGGTGGCTGCCTGTACCACGCGTCCCCCACGGCGGTCTCCCTGAAGACGCGAGAAAGCAATTAAATCATAGGCGTGAATGTGCAAATCAGATTCATAAAGCTGCAATGGCTATTAACAGCATTGCCTTAGCTGAGATGGAAGTTCCAGAATCATACACAGAAACTCTTCCAAAG AATGGGAGAGCCTGTCTGGGGGATGTCATATACCGTTGCATCACTTCCGAACATTTCTCCTCGGAATGTTTGCTTGATTGCCTCGATCTGTCAACTGAACACGCAGCTTTAGACATAGCAAATCGACTGGAGGCAGCAATCAACTTATGGAAAAAACGAGCCACAAACGCTTCCCCTGCTAAATCCTCTTGGGAGATTGTTAAAGAGCTAGTGGTAGATGGAGGAGACAAGACGGATTTGCTTGCTGAAAGAGCTGAAAGCCTTCTTCTATGTTTGAGACAACGGTTCCCGTGTCTTTCACAAACTGACTTAGATGTCAGCAAAATACAGTGCAGCAAG GACGTAGGGAAGTCCATTTTAGAGAGCTACTCAAGGGTTTTAGAAAGTTTGGCATTCAAAATTGTGGCACGTATCAATGATCTACTCTACGTAGATGATCTAAGCAAACATTCAGACAAAACCAGCATGATTGGCCACAGAAAGGTTTTAGTCTCATATTCAGTGCCCATTTCGAGCTCTCCCTACCGTACAGCATTCACAACACCAAACTTTTCACCTGAGAGAAGCGAGAGGAGTCCACATCTTGGTGGCTATGGCAGCAAACCATCCCCACTCCGTGGATTAGGGGTGAGAAGGGTACTCGCAAATGACCTTGAACTCGAAGGTGGAGTAAAGGTAAAGAATTGA